A single window of Calditrichota bacterium DNA harbors:
- a CDS encoding ferritin family protein — MKEEVYALLKNAIQLEKNGLETYLRYARQTQDLAGKNMFIVLANDEFDHMNLLEGILQKIEKDESLQDVKVDHSVIETVIPKLRDKDVQTKGTEGQDQLSALRVAVDLERDSIKLYEAIRDKTDDPEVKRIAQRLVEMEDSHYQLIQAEIDSIMGMGMWFGFKEFDLNAG, encoded by the coding sequence ATGAAAGAAGAGGTCTACGCACTTCTGAAAAATGCGATTCAACTGGAAAAGAATGGACTGGAAACGTATTTGCGCTATGCCCGCCAAACGCAGGATCTGGCGGGAAAGAATATGTTTATTGTTCTGGCGAATGATGAATTTGATCACATGAATCTGCTGGAAGGTATCCTTCAAAAAATAGAAAAGGATGAATCTCTGCAGGACGTCAAAGTTGATCATTCGGTGATCGAGACGGTCATTCCCAAACTGCGGGATAAGGATGTACAGACCAAAGGCACCGAGGGACAGGATCAATTATCTGCCCTCCGTGTGGCTGTGGATCTGGAACGCGATTCCATCAAACTTTACGAAGCCATTCGGGATAAAACGGATGATCCTGAGGTGAAGCGAATTGCTCAGCGGTTGGTGGAAATGGAAGACAGTCATTATCAGCTTATTCAGGCGGAAATTGATTCCATTATGGGAATGGGAATGTGGTTTGGTTTTAAGGAATTCGATCTCAATGCCGGTTAA
- a CDS encoding NAD-dependent epimerase/dehydratase family protein: MKALVLGATGFLGHHLVFELLEQKWEVRIFKRPQTPLHFLPEDKIEIAVGDLNDHASLVSAMAGCDVVFHTAGYYPVFSLGRKRQIQDALLQTENVLSALETAGVHRLIYTSSVGTIAPRENPDVPSTEDDRLSLDRAKSTYHRIKVLMEQKIETWAEKKGEAVIVIPGGIIGPYDVKPTTGRVVLEMLHKKMPAYVDGHMSWVDVRDVARAEITAAEKADSGERFVLGNWNTSTRDFLDMVAQIAHVPRPRIRIPFSLAYPAAYLSEITDRFILHRKAPALPLVSLDLIKYGVHLDSEKARKELNFSPGPLSVAIGDTIDWFKEHGYV; the protein is encoded by the coding sequence ATGAAAGCCCTTGTTTTAGGTGCAACCGGATTTTTGGGGCACCATCTGGTTTTTGAATTACTGGAACAGAAGTGGGAGGTGCGCATTTTCAAACGTCCCCAAACTCCCCTGCATTTCCTCCCGGAAGACAAAATTGAAATAGCGGTCGGAGATCTGAACGATCACGCCTCTCTGGTATCGGCCATGGCCGGCTGCGATGTGGTTTTTCACACCGCCGGGTATTATCCCGTTTTTTCGCTTGGAAGAAAAAGGCAAATTCAGGACGCCCTTTTGCAAACGGAAAATGTTTTATCCGCTCTCGAAACGGCCGGCGTGCACCGCTTGATTTACACGTCCAGTGTGGGGACAATTGCCCCCCGTGAAAATCCCGATGTTCCTTCCACTGAGGACGACCGGCTTTCACTCGATCGAGCCAAGAGTACCTACCATCGGATTAAAGTGCTGATGGAGCAAAAAATCGAAACGTGGGCTGAAAAAAAGGGAGAGGCGGTCATTGTCATTCCCGGTGGAATAATTGGTCCGTACGATGTCAAGCCGACAACCGGCCGAGTGGTTCTGGAAATGCTGCACAAGAAAATGCCGGCTTACGTGGACGGACACATGAGCTGGGTGGATGTGCGGGATGTGGCACGAGCCGAAATAACGGCGGCTGAAAAAGCAGATTCCGGAGAACGGTTTGTGCTGGGAAATTGGAACACCAGCACACGCGATTTCCTGGACATGGTGGCACAAATTGCCCATGTACCCCGGCCCAGGATTAGAATTCCATTTTCTTTGGCTTATCCGGCGGCGTATCTTTCGGAAATAACCGACCGGTTCATCCTGCATCGGAAAGCACCCGCGTTGCCGCTGGTTAGTCTTGATCTTATTAAATACGGTGTGCATTTGGATTCCGAAAAGGCCCGGAAGGAACTGAATTTTTCTCCCGGCCCCCTCTCCGTTGCCATTGGAGATACAATTGACTGGTTCAAGGAACATGGGTATGTGTAA
- a CDS encoding Gfo/Idh/MocA family oxidoreductase has product MKPVKMGILGFGHFAEQTILPAIRRTKTLNLVAIQKRSLDAAREKAEKYEIPFAYSSEEELLKNPEVEAVFIVSSNNQHLPQTRLAARFGKHVLCEKPMAMTVAEAEEMIAVCKNAGVKLMIAHMLRYSQSVQEAKRLLEDGTLGTVRFARSDFSIDVTRSPRTWIADPAVAGGGPVMDIGVHALDTIRFILGGEVEDVQAFLEPPFSNEQIEMDAQIGMRFSNSRFVSIQTSFRLFYETLIELQGTKGTLQLRNYSFNLGTATLSLIYPDLSEKRWLVENGDFYRAELEAFARAVLNDEEPEIPGEEGLKNQQILDKAYGK; this is encoded by the coding sequence ATGAAACCAGTAAAAATGGGTATTCTTGGATTTGGGCATTTTGCCGAACAAACAATTCTACCGGCTATCCGCCGGACTAAGACGTTGAATTTGGTGGCCATTCAAAAACGGAGTCTCGATGCGGCCCGGGAAAAAGCGGAAAAATACGAAATCCCGTTTGCGTACAGTTCCGAAGAGGAGCTTCTCAAGAATCCGGAGGTAGAGGCGGTTTTTATTGTTTCTTCCAACAATCAGCACCTGCCTCAAACCCGGTTGGCTGCCCGGTTTGGCAAACACGTTTTGTGTGAAAAGCCTATGGCAATGACGGTTGCTGAAGCCGAAGAAATGATTGCCGTTTGCAAAAATGCCGGAGTCAAATTGATGATTGCTCACATGTTGCGCTATTCGCAATCGGTACAAGAGGCCAAGAGGTTGCTTGAAGATGGCACACTTGGCACGGTGCGTTTTGCCCGCAGCGATTTCAGCATCGATGTCACACGGTCTCCGCGCACATGGATTGCCGATCCGGCTGTAGCGGGCGGCGGTCCCGTAATGGACATTGGCGTACACGCCCTGGACACCATTCGGTTTATTCTGGGGGGAGAAGTAGAAGATGTTCAGGCATTTTTGGAACCGCCTTTCTCGAATGAGCAAATCGAAATGGATGCCCAGATTGGTATGCGATTCTCAAATAGCCGGTTCGTCAGTATTCAAACCTCATTTCGGCTGTTTTATGAAACACTGATTGAACTGCAGGGTACAAAAGGAACCCTCCAGCTCCGTAACTATTCCTTTAATCTGGGGACAGCAACCCTTTCGCTTATTTATCCGGATCTGTCCGAAAAGCGCTGGCTCGTGGAAAACGGCGATTTTTACAGGGCCGAATTGGAAGCCTTCGCCCGGGCGGTTTTGAATGATGAGGAACCTGAAATCCCCGGAGAAGAAGGATTGAAAAACCAACAGATATTGGACAAGGCATACGGGAAGTAA
- a CDS encoding S9 family peptidase produces MAPNPRGSEGYGDKFGQANRYDLGGGDYRDIMRGVDHVIQMGVADSTRMGVIGGSYGGYMTNWIISQTRRFKAAVSMFGIFSLLTDWSNSIQPSWEKMYFGAYYWEDLQPYLKHSPAFYVTHIHTPVLILHGKKDQMTFISNSKEMYQALRILKRPVEFVVYPREGHGISREPNHRVDVYRRALKWFTHYLKP; encoded by the coding sequence TTGGCGCCCAACCCCCGGGGAAGCGAGGGATACGGGGATAAATTTGGTCAGGCGAATCGGTACGATCTGGGCGGTGGGGACTACCGCGACATTATGCGGGGTGTGGACCATGTTATTCAGATGGGAGTAGCGGACAGTACGCGGATGGGAGTCATCGGCGGGAGTTACGGCGGGTACATGACCAATTGGATCATTTCCCAAACCCGGCGATTTAAGGCGGCCGTTTCCATGTTTGGAATTTTCAGCCTTCTAACCGATTGGAGCAATTCGATCCAGCCCAGCTGGGAGAAAATGTATTTTGGCGCCTATTACTGGGAAGATCTCCAGCCGTACCTCAAACATTCGCCGGCGTTTTATGTTACCCATATCCACACGCCGGTACTTATTTTACACGGTAAAAAGGATCAAATGACGTTTATCAGCAATTCCAAGGAGATGTACCAGGCGCTCCGTATTCTGAAGCGTCCCGTGGAATTTGTGGTTTATCCGCGGGAAGGGCACGGTATTTCCCGTGAGCCCAACCATCGGGTGGATGTCTATCGCCGCGCACTAAAATGGTTTACTCACTATTTAAAACCGTAA
- a CDS encoding cation transporter, producing the protein MFNKLTKFIVKKVIKNYHQSDNDDVRSRYGFLEAWTSIWLNFFIFIVKVVFGFMTQSIALIADAFHTLSDISTSIIILIGFRISRKPPDKEHPFGHGRMEAIATLIIATLLLVTGIELGKSAFMRILHPRPIHASWIVIGIIFITVLLKEALAQFSRQLGKMIQSGALEADYWHHHTDAIAAILVIIAMVLGKFNFPYLDGYAGVLVSIIIIFMGFRIAKQSSDCLLGASPDPEIISKIKKIVQSFNEVLNVYDIVVHQYGQMKIATLHIEISDAYSLQQAHELVEKIEDEVKKQLNIPLSIHTDPINLRDKHIQAVRDFLDAYIRSHDLILSYNDIWIKNTNNEKHLIFDIVLRTPLQEEKIEALKSDLKKIISEKFPSIASITINIDPTYMFR; encoded by the coding sequence ATGTTTAATAAACTCACAAAATTCATTGTTAAGAAGGTAATCAAGAATTACCATCAGTCGGATAACGATGACGTCCGAAGCCGTTACGGATTTCTGGAAGCCTGGACCAGCATCTGGCTCAATTTCTTTATTTTCATCGTCAAGGTAGTATTTGGTTTCATGACACAAAGTATTGCCCTGATTGCAGATGCCTTTCATACGCTGTCCGATATCAGCACCTCCATTATTATCCTCATTGGATTTCGAATTTCACGAAAGCCCCCTGATAAAGAACATCCCTTCGGCCATGGGCGGATGGAAGCGATTGCCACCCTGATTATTGCCACCCTTTTGCTTGTAACCGGGATCGAGCTTGGAAAATCGGCGTTTATGCGCATCCTGCATCCACGTCCCATCCATGCCAGTTGGATTGTGATCGGCATCATCTTTATTACCGTTCTCTTAAAAGAGGCGCTTGCTCAATTCTCCAGACAATTGGGGAAAATGATCCAATCAGGGGCATTGGAAGCCGATTACTGGCATCATCACACCGACGCCATCGCGGCCATTCTGGTGATCATTGCCATGGTTCTTGGAAAATTTAATTTTCCCTACCTCGATGGGTATGCCGGTGTCCTCGTTTCAATAATCATTATTTTTATGGGATTTAGAATTGCCAAGCAGTCATCCGATTGCCTGCTGGGTGCATCTCCCGACCCGGAAATTATTTCAAAGATCAAAAAAATTGTTCAATCATTTAATGAAGTACTCAATGTTTACGACATTGTGGTGCACCAGTACGGACAGATGAAAATCGCAACCCTCCATATTGAAATTTCCGATGCCTACTCTCTTCAGCAAGCGCATGAACTTGTTGAAAAAATTGAAGACGAGGTTAAAAAACAGCTGAATATTCCGCTTTCAATTCATACCGACCCGATCAATCTCAGAGACAAACACATTCAAGCAGTACGCGACTTTTTGGATGCGTATATTCGGTCTCATGATCTGATTCTTTCCTACAATGATATTTGGATCAAAAACACGAATAATGAGAAGCATCTCATTTTTGACATCGTTCTTCGAACTCCCCTTCAGGAAGAAAAAATTGAGGCTTTGAAATCCGACCTCAAAAAGATTATCAGCGAAAAATTTCCTTCTATTGCAAGCATTACGATCAATATTGACCCCACCTACATGTTTCGGTAG